The Acidicapsa ligni genome has a window encoding:
- a CDS encoding alpha/beta hydrolase, translating to MPRFLRIMFLVGTITGAGFGSALAQTSPAVVRPAPPSRAPHTPGDVTATELPDGTNAPANADGNFILGPDHKRAPESSVQQGVPQGAVLEFTMNSTDSKIYPGIAREANTFGTVDPTDPAKLLVPTNHPAPYTRRVTVYIPQQYVPGTVVPFIVGADGPDRELFTVLDNLIAEHRVPVMVAISIGNGSGDAQGSERGLEYDTMSGRYAEFVEQEVLPRVESQYHVKLTKDPEGRATTGGSSGGSCALIMAWYHPELYHRVLTYSGTYVNQQWPYNSQTPHGAWEFHEHLIPNNPAKPLRIWMEVGDRDLLNPNVMNDHMHDWVVANEEMAKVLAAKGYHYQYIFARNAGRVDHAVKQQTLAEALEYLWQGYPIAGAKN from the coding sequence ATGCCTCGTTTTCTGCGCATTATGTTTTTAGTCGGTACGATCACGGGCGCAGGGTTTGGTTCTGCGCTGGCACAGACCTCACCAGCGGTTGTACGGCCGGCCCCTCCTAGCCGCGCACCACACACACCAGGCGATGTCACTGCTACTGAATTACCGGACGGAACAAATGCTCCGGCAAATGCTGATGGAAATTTTATCCTCGGCCCTGATCACAAACGCGCACCAGAATCATCCGTGCAACAGGGCGTACCGCAGGGAGCTGTGCTTGAGTTCACCATGAATTCAACTGATAGTAAGATCTATCCCGGTATAGCGCGTGAGGCTAATACATTCGGAACAGTCGATCCGACTGATCCCGCAAAGTTATTGGTACCTACGAACCACCCTGCTCCCTACACACGCCGAGTTACCGTTTATATTCCGCAGCAATACGTGCCAGGAACAGTAGTGCCATTCATCGTCGGCGCCGACGGACCGGATCGAGAGTTGTTCACGGTCCTGGATAATTTGATCGCAGAACATCGCGTTCCAGTGATGGTCGCTATCTCCATAGGCAACGGCAGTGGAGATGCACAAGGCAGCGAGCGTGGTCTGGAATATGACACCATGTCAGGCAGATACGCAGAATTTGTAGAGCAGGAAGTGCTGCCTCGCGTGGAGTCGCAATACCATGTGAAATTAACCAAAGACCCTGAAGGCCGTGCAACGACCGGAGGCAGTTCCGGCGGCTCGTGCGCACTCATCATGGCGTGGTATCACCCCGAGTTATACCATCGGGTTCTTACTTATTCAGGAACTTATGTGAATCAGCAATGGCCGTATAATTCGCAGACTCCTCATGGTGCATGGGAGTTCCATGAACACCTCATACCTAACAATCCTGCTAAGCCACTCCGAATTTGGATGGAAGTCGGCGACAGAGACCTGCTCAATCCAAATGTCATGAACGATCATATGCATGATTGGGTTGTAGCTAATGAAGAGATGGCAAAGGTACTGGCCGCCAAAGGCTATCACTATCAATATATTTTTGCGCGCAATGCAGGACGCGTGGATCACGCAGTCAAACAACAGACTCTGGCCGAGGCGTTGGAGTATCTATGGCAAGGATATCCCATCGCTGGCGCGAAGAATTGA
- the msrB gene encoding peptide-methionine (R)-S-oxide reductase MsrB, translating to MNRNFPEQPATLETNGQTSIRRTSRRNFLFSTASTCSLFALSACLTSPVKAIAKGDSSVTIIQFSPDGKKIGKVSVPRVVKTDAEWEKQLSPVSYEVTRHAATERAYTGNTWNLHDHGIYRCVCCDLALFSSETKFESGTGWPSFWQPLAKENVREMTDNSLGISRTEIACTQCDAHLGHLFDDGPKPTGMRYCMNSASMRFTKTA from the coding sequence ATGAACAGGAATTTTCCCGAACAACCTGCGACGCTTGAGACGAACGGCCAAACCAGCATTCGCCGCACATCCCGTCGCAACTTTCTCTTCAGCACGGCAAGCACATGTAGCCTCTTTGCCCTATCGGCATGCCTCACTTCTCCGGTTAAAGCAATCGCTAAAGGAGACAGCTCCGTAACCATTATCCAGTTTTCACCGGACGGCAAAAAGATTGGTAAAGTCAGCGTGCCACGTGTTGTGAAGACCGATGCCGAGTGGGAGAAACAGCTCTCACCTGTCTCATACGAAGTTACGCGCCACGCGGCGACAGAGCGAGCCTACACGGGCAACACTTGGAATCTTCATGACCACGGCATCTATCGCTGCGTTTGCTGCGATCTGGCGCTTTTCAGTTCCGAAACCAAGTTTGAGTCTGGAACGGGTTGGCCAAGCTTTTGGCAACCTCTCGCAAAGGAAAATGTACGTGAAATGACCGACAATAGCCTCGGGATTTCACGCACCGAGATCGCCTGTACCCAGTGCGACGCACATCTCGGTCATCTCTTTGACGACGGTCCGAAACCGACAGGCATGCGTTACTGCATGAATTCGGCTTCTATGCGATTTACAAAAACAGCTTGA
- a CDS encoding substrate-binding domain-containing protein, with protein MHASKKADSSRKTTKRLYLIPILSKALDIMELLQAEKAPMALEAVYQRTKFSKTTVYRVLQTLAHRGYISRTSDGLYRHVNAPAKLRFGFGSQSSDMPFSEAVTESMRVSTAASGVDLIVLDNRYDGATALKNADEFIKAKVDLIIEFQIDRRAAPVIGDKVAAAGIPLIAIDNPHPHATYFGVDNYRAGLEAGELLATYATEQWGEKVDWVLGLDLEEAGTLVQSRITGSLDGVHSMLPQIQPDRFVRIDGRGMREKSQRVVAEFLARHAKDKHILIAAATDTSALGALEAVREAKRERQVAIVGQDCIPEVVEEMRRTGSPIIGSVSHEVHEYGPRIIELGLSILQGRSVPPYNYVNHKTITQKMVRQRIKV; from the coding sequence ATGCACGCATCTAAGAAAGCAGATTCTTCCAGGAAAACAACAAAGCGCTTGTACTTGATACCTATCCTATCCAAGGCGCTGGATATCATGGAATTGCTGCAGGCCGAGAAGGCGCCGATGGCTCTAGAGGCGGTTTATCAACGCACCAAGTTCTCCAAGACAACTGTCTATCGTGTCTTGCAGACGCTGGCACATCGAGGTTATATATCGAGGACGAGCGATGGCCTGTATCGACATGTGAATGCTCCTGCGAAGCTGCGCTTTGGCTTTGGCAGTCAGAGCTCCGATATGCCATTTTCAGAGGCTGTAACGGAAAGCATGCGCGTTTCGACCGCCGCCTCGGGGGTTGATCTCATAGTTTTAGATAACCGGTACGATGGCGCAACTGCACTCAAGAACGCGGATGAATTTATTAAAGCCAAGGTCGATCTGATTATTGAATTCCAGATCGATCGGCGAGCTGCCCCGGTAATTGGTGACAAAGTTGCAGCAGCGGGCATTCCGTTAATTGCAATTGATAATCCTCATCCGCATGCAACTTACTTTGGGGTTGATAACTATCGCGCAGGTCTGGAGGCCGGCGAGTTACTTGCCACCTATGCCACGGAGCAGTGGGGAGAAAAGGTAGATTGGGTGCTCGGACTCGATCTTGAAGAAGCTGGGACGCTCGTCCAAAGCCGCATTACCGGCTCTTTGGACGGCGTGCATTCCATGTTGCCGCAGATACAGCCTGATCGCTTCGTGCGGATTGATGGGCGAGGGATGCGCGAAAAGAGCCAACGAGTGGTAGCGGAGTTTCTTGCACGGCATGCCAAAGATAAGCATATTTTGATAGCTGCTGCTACCGATACCAGTGCTCTTGGTGCGCTTGAGGCTGTGCGCGAGGCGAAGCGTGAGCGACAGGTGGCTATTGTCGGACAAGACTGCATTCCCGAAGTGGTCGAGGAAATGCGTCGCACGGGAAGCCCTATCATTGGTTCGGTTTCTCATGAAGTACATGAATATGGCCCGCGAATTATAGAGCTGGGCTTATCCATTCTCCAGGGCAGAAGTGTACCTCCCTATAACTATGTAAACCATAAGACCATTACGCAAAAGATGGTTCGTCAAAGGATCAAAGTGTAG
- a CDS encoding aromatic ring-hydroxylating dioxygenase subunit alpha gives MAITDSFVPATELTKSDSAQVQALPRDCTFTESDWRALAPFWYPVAFSHEITNKPYAARLLDERVVIYRLSDGSLAAARDICYHRGVPLSLGHVEGDEIICKYHGLRYDREGRCTCIPAHPGGAISPRLRLDMYQAQERYGLVWVRLVDNGPSPLPEMKEWEDPDYLKVLPDSVAIEAAAGRQIEGFLDVSHFAFIHKNSFGEPDNPVVPDYKVTATKGGFVADYISTVSNYAHGYKHLNPPGFQWHRRFEVFFPFTAKLTVTFPEGGLLHIMNAASPVSARKTRLFVPICRNFDKQAAIEATLDFNYQVFSEDIEIVERQFPEDLPLKLHDEAHFPADRSSITYRKGLSALGLGRSYTS, from the coding sequence ATGGCGATCACCGACTCTTTTGTCCCGGCCACGGAACTTACCAAAAGTGATTCAGCACAGGTACAGGCGCTCCCCCGGGACTGTACCTTTACCGAGTCGGATTGGCGAGCGCTTGCTCCCTTTTGGTATCCTGTGGCGTTTTCACATGAGATAACCAACAAGCCTTACGCGGCGCGACTTCTCGACGAACGGGTTGTCATCTATCGTCTCTCGGATGGTTCCCTGGCGGCTGCGCGAGATATCTGCTATCACCGTGGAGTTCCGCTTAGTCTCGGCCATGTTGAGGGAGACGAGATCATCTGCAAATATCATGGCCTGCGCTACGACCGTGAAGGCAGATGCACATGCATTCCGGCACATCCCGGCGGAGCGATCTCACCGCGTCTCAGACTTGATATGTATCAGGCGCAGGAACGGTATGGACTCGTATGGGTTCGCCTGGTAGACAACGGCCCAAGTCCGCTTCCCGAGATGAAAGAGTGGGAAGACCCAGATTATCTGAAAGTGCTACCAGACAGCGTTGCTATCGAGGCCGCAGCGGGCAGGCAGATCGAAGGCTTTCTCGATGTAAGCCACTTCGCGTTCATTCATAAAAACAGCTTTGGAGAGCCTGATAACCCCGTCGTTCCAGATTACAAAGTGACCGCGACCAAGGGGGGCTTTGTAGCCGACTACATCAGCACCGTTAGCAACTACGCGCACGGATACAAGCATCTGAATCCGCCTGGCTTTCAATGGCACAGGCGTTTTGAAGTCTTCTTCCCGTTCACTGCTAAGCTCACAGTTACGTTTCCCGAAGGTGGACTACTCCACATCATGAACGCGGCCTCGCCTGTATCTGCACGAAAAACGCGCCTGTTCGTACCCATCTGCCGTAACTTCGATAAGCAGGCAGCGATTGAAGCAACGCTCGATTTCAACTATCAGGTATTTTCGGAAGATATAGAGATTGTTGAACGACAATTTCCCGAGGATCTTCCGCTC
- a CDS encoding GAF domain-containing protein, giving the protein MLEKKLTPEMIDLLVEMRELASSAPSLIILQEYIVKAIPSRLPYYSWTGFYMLDPNDPDTLVLGPFVGDSTPHVRIPVTEGICGAAVALGKTVIVDDVNADPRYLSCSIKTKSEIVVPIYVHGRILGEIDIDSHDAAAFTSADRDFLEEAARIIGTYIEKHPA; this is encoded by the coding sequence ATGTTAGAAAAAAAACTTACTCCCGAAATGATTGACCTTCTTGTTGAGATGAGGGAGCTGGCATCTTCCGCTCCTTCGCTGATCATCCTGCAGGAGTACATCGTTAAGGCCATCCCCTCGCGGTTGCCCTACTACAGTTGGACAGGCTTTTACATGCTCGATCCCAACGACCCAGACACTCTGGTTCTGGGCCCATTCGTAGGCGATTCAACGCCGCATGTCCGTATTCCTGTCACAGAGGGCATCTGCGGAGCGGCCGTGGCACTGGGTAAAACCGTAATCGTTGATGATGTCAACGCGGACCCACGCTATCTTTCCTGCTCAATCAAGACCAAGTCTGAAATCGTTGTCCCCATCTATGTGCATGGCCGAATCCTGGGGGAGATCGATATCGATAGCCACGATGCCGCCGCTTTCACGAGCGCTGACCGGGATTTTCTCGAAGAAGCGGCAAGGATTATTGGAACCTATATTGAGAAACATCCCGCCTGA